Proteins co-encoded in one Halococcoides cellulosivorans genomic window:
- a CDS encoding truncated hemoglobin: MTEKTLYDRLGGEAGIRTVVDDFYDRLVADEKLGPFFDGADLDRLRETQTAFLCEAAGGPQRYDGPPVREAHLDVPFEPAHIERAITILSATLADAGVPEEDADRVVGAVGATQAELLATDDE, translated from the coding sequence ATGACCGAGAAGACGTTGTACGATCGCCTCGGCGGGGAGGCAGGGATCCGGACCGTCGTCGACGACTTTTACGACCGTCTCGTGGCCGATGAAAAGCTGGGGCCGTTTTTCGATGGGGCCGATCTCGACCGCCTTCGCGAGACTCAGACGGCATTTCTCTGTGAGGCGGCCGGTGGGCCCCAGCGCTACGACGGCCCGCCCGTCCGCGAGGCGCACCTCGACGTGCCCTTCGAGCCCGCTCACATCGAGCGGGCCATCACGATCCTCTCCGCGACGCTGGCCGACGCTGGCGTTCCCGAGGAGGATGCCGACCGCGTGGTCGGCGCCGTCGGAGCCACCCAGGCCGAGTTGCTGGCGACCGACGATGAGTGA
- a CDS encoding aminopeptidase — MLNDGDAGGEGASDETEPDDPGSDETETDADYIDGVDRSAVVTDDQLSVTPHQHERLKDALHGHDRFDDLARAATTYLVVGSGAADGPGRRRRQVCRQLDERPMAAAVRLETFGLTDDDIDLWAPAFDILSAMASHVVGVLEDFDGGHVWELGYLYHHQRHVRDVLWLLKRIYETDAEMREQYDNGMAASHLAALEAAAGDNVLTWSDEDDLPDAVREIP; from the coding sequence ATGCTGAACGACGGGGACGCCGGGGGCGAAGGGGCGAGCGACGAGACGGAGCCAGACGACCCTGGGTCCGACGAGACGGAGACCGACGCGGACTACATCGACGGCGTCGATCGAAGCGCGGTCGTCACGGACGACCAGCTCTCGGTCACCCCACACCAACACGAGCGGCTGAAAGACGCGCTCCACGGTCACGACCGGTTCGACGACCTCGCCCGCGCTGCCACCACGTATCTGGTCGTCGGGAGCGGCGCTGCCGACGGGCCGGGCCGCCGGCGACGACAGGTCTGCCGACAGCTGGACGAGCGGCCGATGGCCGCAGCGGTCCGCCTCGAAACGTTCGGACTCACCGACGACGATATCGACCTCTGGGCCCCGGCGTTCGATATCCTCTCGGCGATGGCCTCGCACGTCGTCGGCGTCCTCGAAGACTTCGACGGCGGGCACGTCTGGGAACTCGGCTATCTGTACCACCACCAGCGCCACGTCCGCGACGTGCTCTGGTTGCTCAAACGGATCTACGAGACCGACGCGGAGATGCGCGAGCAGTACGACAACGGGATGGCGGCCTCACATCTGGCCGCGCTCGAAGCGGCGGCCGGCGACAACGTTCTCACCTGGTCCGACGAGGACGACCTGCCCGATGCGGTCCGCGAGATTCCGTGA
- the acs gene encoding acetate--CoA ligase produces MPRDDATLETQLSDQEYVRPPTQFVGQANATDPGIYDRFEATYPDCFEEFAALLDWDDHWDEVLDDSNPPFYEWFKGGSLNASVNCIDRHLEDRKNQTAFVWEGENGDSERIAYQDLYRRVNEMAAVLESVEVAEDDVVTVHLPMIPALPVTMLACARIGAPHSVVFAGFSAQALADRLDDAASDVLVTVDGYYRRGEKLDHKATCDEALDLAETDPETVLLFNRDEALDDSVTIESDDPYVLVEDCLADCAGREVDPVSRDAEDPLFVMYTSGTTGEPKGCQHRTGGYLAHVAWTAKHVLDVKPDDTYWCTADIGWITGHSYIVYGPLALGTTSVMYEGPPDHPHKAISWELCERYDVDIFHTSPTAVRMFMKWGADHLDPYDVDVRHLTTVGEPIQPEAWQWYAEHVGGGDAVVVDTWWQTETGGHMITNLPAIQDMKPGSAGHAVPGVQPTIYDGAGDPVDPASDTAGNLVIERPWPGMLQTVYGDDDRFVSEYWATFSETDSDDPDDWVYKAGDGAVQASDGYFRILGRLDDVMNVAGHRIGTMELESAATTVADVAEAAVTARDDPQKGSVPDVYVVPRAECADPSAIPEAVVEAIESEIGSFARPGNVIVCDALPKTRSGKIMRRLLEDISNGESLGDTTTLRDPSVPEQIRTHVQES; encoded by the coding sequence ATGCCACGAGACGACGCCACACTCGAAACACAGCTCTCGGATCAGGAGTACGTCCGCCCGCCGACGCAGTTCGTCGGGCAGGCCAACGCGACCGATCCAGGGATCTACGACCGCTTCGAGGCGACCTATCCCGACTGTTTCGAGGAGTTCGCCGCCCTCCTCGACTGGGACGACCACTGGGACGAGGTGCTCGACGACTCGAACCCACCCTTCTACGAGTGGTTCAAAGGTGGGTCGCTCAACGCGTCGGTCAACTGCATCGATCGACATCTGGAGGATCGGAAAAACCAGACGGCGTTCGTCTGGGAGGGCGAGAACGGCGACAGCGAGCGCATCGCCTACCAGGACCTCTACCGGCGCGTCAACGAGATGGCGGCGGTCCTCGAAAGCGTCGAGGTCGCCGAAGACGATGTCGTGACCGTCCACCTGCCGATGATCCCGGCGCTGCCGGTGACGATGCTCGCCTGCGCCCGGATCGGTGCGCCCCACTCGGTGGTGTTCGCGGGCTTTTCGGCCCAGGCGCTGGCCGACCGGCTCGACGACGCCGCAAGTGACGTGCTCGTGACCGTCGACGGCTACTACCGCCGCGGCGAGAAACTGGATCACAAGGCGACCTGTGACGAGGCGCTCGACCTGGCCGAGACCGACCCCGAGACCGTCTTGCTGTTCAACCGCGACGAGGCCCTCGACGACTCGGTCACCATCGAGAGCGACGACCCGTACGTCCTCGTCGAGGACTGTCTGGCCGACTGTGCGGGCCGGGAGGTCGACCCGGTCAGCCGCGACGCCGAGGACCCGTTGTTCGTGATGTACACCTCGGGGACGACTGGCGAACCCAAGGGTTGCCAGCACCGCACTGGCGGGTATCTCGCTCACGTCGCCTGGACGGCGAAACACGTCCTCGACGTGAAACCCGACGACACCTACTGGTGTACGGCCGACATCGGCTGGATCACCGGCCACAGCTACATCGTCTACGGCCCGCTCGCGCTGGGGACGACCAGCGTCATGTACGAGGGGCCACCCGATCACCCACACAAGGCGATCTCCTGGGAGCTCTGTGAGCGCTACGACGTCGATATCTTCCACACCTCACCGACGGCCGTCCGGATGTTCATGAAATGGGGCGCCGACCACCTGGATCCGTACGACGTCGACGTGCGGCATTTGACGACCGTCGGCGAACCGATCCAGCCCGAGGCCTGGCAGTGGTATGCCGAGCACGTCGGCGGTGGCGACGCGGTCGTCGTCGACACCTGGTGGCAGACCGAGACCGGCGGGCACATGATCACGAACCTGCCCGCGATCCAGGACATGAAACCCGGGAGCGCCGGGCACGCCGTGCCGGGCGTCCAGCCCACGATTTACGACGGCGCGGGCGACCCCGTCGACCCCGCCAGCGACACGGCGGGCAATCTCGTGATCGAACGGCCCTGGCCGGGGATGCTCCAGACGGTGTACGGCGACGACGACCGCTTCGTCAGCGAGTACTGGGCGACCTTCTCGGAGACCGACTCCGACGACCCCGACGACTGGGTGTACAAGGCGGGTGATGGCGCGGTCCAGGCCTCTGACGGCTATTTCCGGATTCTCGGTCGGCTCGACGACGTGATGAACGTCGCCGGGCACCGTATCGGGACGATGGAACTCGAATCGGCGGCGACGACCGTCGCGGACGTCGCCGAGGCGGCCGTCACCGCGCGTGACGACCCACAGAAAGGCTCCGTCCCCGACGTCTACGTCGTTCCGCGGGCCGAGTGTGCGGACCCGTCCGCGATTCCGGAGGCGGTCGTCGAAGCGATCGAGTCCGAAATCGGCAGTTTCGCCCGCCCGGGGAACGTCATCGTCTGTGACGCCCTCCCGAAGACGCGATCGGGCAAGATCATGCGTCGCCTGCTCGAAGACATCTCGAACGGCGAATCGCTGGGCGATACGACGACGCTCCGCGATCCGAGCGTCCCCGAGCAGATCCGAACCCACGTCCAGGAGTCCTGA
- the rpsJ gene encoding 30S ribosomal protein S10, with protein MMQQARVRLAGTSPEDLDDICADVGEIAGKTGVELSGPVPLPTTTLEVPSRKSPDGEGTATWEHWEMRVHKRLIDIDADERALRQLMRIQVPNDVSIEIVLED; from the coding sequence ATAATGCAGCAAGCACGCGTCCGTCTGGCCGGGACGAGCCCCGAGGATCTCGACGACATCTGTGCGGACGTCGGTGAGATCGCCGGTAAGACCGGTGTGGAGCTGTCGGGTCCGGTGCCGCTGCCGACCACGACGCTGGAAGTGCCGTCCCGGAAGTCTCCCGACGGTGAAGGGACCGCGACGTGGGAGCACTGGGAGATGCGCGTCCACAAGCGGCTGATCGACATCGATGCCGACGAGCGCGCCCTTCGCCAGTTGATGCGGATTCAGGTGCCCAACGACGTCTCGATCGAGATCGTCCTCGAAGACTGA
- a CDS encoding lamin tail domain-containing protein produces the protein MKRTLALLAIVVLAGCTVSVSPGETPTAQPTIPSDRTTVTVERVVDGDTLEVTYADGTPDTLRLLGVDTPEVHVGVDPAEFPGVPDDRAGRAWLSSWGTNATQYVESRVANRRVEIVVGGDRRGSYGRLLVYVYVDDAMLNRELLREGYARLYDSEFEYRDGFADLEREARDAGVGVWGFEESTTPLQVTEIHADAAGDDRENLNDEYVVLANAGNETLDLSGWELSDESGKTYVFPDGVVLDPGDSVTLFTGSGVDSEGERYWGRDSPVWNNAGDTVIVETSDGAIAAAELY, from the coding sequence GTGAAGCGCACGCTCGCTCTCCTCGCGATCGTCGTCCTCGCGGGCTGTACGGTCTCGGTCTCGCCCGGCGAGACGCCCACGGCTCAGCCCACCATCCCGTCCGATCGGACGACCGTCACCGTCGAGCGCGTCGTCGACGGCGACACCCTCGAAGTCACCTATGCCGACGGAACGCCCGACACGTTGCGCCTGCTCGGCGTCGACACCCCCGAGGTCCACGTCGGCGTCGACCCGGCGGAGTTCCCGGGCGTCCCAGACGACCGCGCGGGGCGGGCCTGGCTCAGTTCGTGGGGGACGAACGCGACCCAGTACGTCGAATCGCGCGTCGCGAATAGGAGGGTCGAGATCGTCGTCGGTGGCGACCGACGTGGCTCCTACGGCCGCCTGCTCGTCTACGTCTACGTGGACGACGCGATGCTCAACCGCGAGTTACTCCGGGAGGGCTACGCCCGACTCTATGATTCGGAGTTCGAGTACCGCGACGGGTTTGCCGATCTGGAGCGTGAGGCCCGCGACGCGGGCGTCGGCGTCTGGGGGTTCGAGGAATCGACCACGCCGCTGCAGGTCACCGAGATCCACGCCGACGCCGCGGGTGACGACCGCGAGAATCTGAACGACGAGTACGTCGTCCTGGCGAACGCGGGCAACGAGACGCTGGATCTGTCGGGCTGGGAACTGAGCGACGAAAGCGGGAAAACCTACGTGTTCCCCGACGGCGTGGTGCTCGATCCCGGTGACAGCGTGACGCTATTTACCGGGTCGGGCGTCGATTCCGAGGGCGAACGCTACTGGGGGCGCGATTCGCCGGTCTGGAACAACGCTGGCGACACGGTGATCGTCGAGACCAGCGATGGCGCGATCGCTGCGGCGGAGTTGTATTGA